A region from the Lutra lutra chromosome 1, mLutLut1.2, whole genome shotgun sequence genome encodes:
- the LOC125093410 gene encoding keratin-associated protein 10-3-like, with the protein MAASTLSVCSSDRSYGSRVCLPGSCDSCPDSWQVDDCPESCCEPPCCAPTCCAPAPSCLTLICTPASCGSSPCPSACTSSCQRSGCSSSPCQEDCSSSCCQQSSCQPSCCSSSPCQEDCCKPVCCTTVCCTPVCCKPVCCTPVCCTPVGCTPVCSGPSPCSASSCCQPSPCSSSCCRPSSCVSLLCRPMCKPASSCCAPASSCQPSCCRRSSCVSLLCRPTCSRQACCVPTSAQKSCC; encoded by the exons atGGCCGCGTCCACCCTGTCCGTCTGCTCCAGCGACCGGAGCTACGGCAGCCGCGTCTGCCTGCCCGGCTCCTGTGACTCCTGCCCCGACTCCTGGCAGGTGGACGACTGCCCAGAGAGCTGCTGCGAGcccccctgctgtgcccccacctgctgtgcccc TGCCCCCTCCTGCCTGACCCTCATCTGCACCCCTGCGAGCTGCGGGTCCAGCCCCTGCCCGTCAGCCTGCACCAGCTCCTGCCAGCGCTCCGGCTgcagctcctccccctgccaggaagactgct CCTCCTCATGCTGCCAGCAGTCTAGctgccagccctcctgctgcagctcctccccctgccaggaAGACTGCTGCAAGCCCGTCTGCTGCACCACtgtctgctgcacccctgtctgctgcaagcccgtctgctgcacccctgtctgctgcacccctgtcggctgcacccctgtctgctctgggccctccccctgctcggcctcctcctgctgccagcccagcccctgctcctcgTCCTGCTGCAGACCGTCCTCCTGCGTGTCCCTGCTCTGCCGCCCCATGTGCAAGCCCGCCTCCTCCTGCTGTGCCCCCGCCTCCTCTTGCCAGCCCAGCTGCTGCCGCCGGTCCTCCTGTGTGTCCCTGCTCTGCCGCCCCACGTGCTCCCGCCAGGCCTGCTGCGTGCCCACCTCGGCCCAGAAGTCCTGCTGCTGA
- the LOC125093375 gene encoding keratin-associated protein 10-8-like, with product MADTCCSRTYVVAASTLSVCSSDLNCGSRVCSPTACTSSSWQVDDCQESCCEPPCCAPSCCQSSSCAPTCCAPASCLTLICTPASCGSSPCPSACTSSCQPSCCQQSSCQPSCCSSSPSQEDCCKPVCCTPVCCKPVCCTPVCCTPVSCKPVCCTPVCCKPVCCTPVCCTPVSCKPVCCTPVCSGPSPCSASSYCQPSLCSSSCCRPSSCVSLLCQPVCRPACCVPASSCCAPASSCQPSCCRRASCVSLLCRPVGSCQVCCVPTSAQKSCC from the exons ATGGCAGACACCTGCTGCTCCAGGACCTACGTGGTGGCTGCGTCCACCCTGTCCGTCTGCTCCAGTGACCTGAACTGTGGCAGCCGCGTCTGCTCACCCACTGCTTGCACCAGCTCCTCCTGGCAGGTGGACGACTGCCAAGAGAGCTGCTGCGAGcccccctgctgtgcccccagCTGTTGCCAGTCCAGCAGCTGCGCTCCCACATGCTgtgccccagcctcctgcctgaCCCTCATCTGCACCCCTGCGAGCTGCGGGTCCAGCCCCTGCCCGTCAGCCTGCACCAGCTCCTGCCAGC CCTCATGCTGCCAGCAGTCTAGctgccagccctcctgctgcagctcctctccctcccaggaagactgctgcaagcccgtctgctgcacccctgtctgctgcaagcccgtctgctgcacccctgtctgctgcacccctgtctcctgcaagcccgtctgctgcacccctgtctgctgcaagcctgtctgctgcacccctgtctgctgcacccctgtctcctgcaagcccgtctgctgcacccctgtctgctctgggccctccccctgctcggcCTCCTCCTACTGccagcccagcctctgctccTCGTCCTGCTGCAGACCGTCCTCCTGCGTGTCCCTGCTCTGCCAGCCCGTGTGCAGACCCGCCTGCTGcgtgcctgcctcctcctgctgtgcccctgcctcctcctgccaaCCCAGCTGCTGCCGCCGGGCCTCCTGTGTGTCCCTGCTCTGCCGCCCTGTGGGCTCCTGCCAGGTCTGCTGCGTGCCCACCTCAGCCCAGAAGTCCTGCTGCTGA
- the LOC125093394 gene encoding keratin-associated protein 10-7-like: MAASTLSVCSSDRSYGSRVCLPGSCDSCPDSWQVDDCPESCCEPPCCAPPCCAPPCCAPTCCVPTCCAPTCCDPSCCDSSCCVPTCCAPTCCDSSCCAPSCLTLICTPASCGSSPCPSACTSSCQRSPCQEDCCVSVCCKPVCCTPVCCTPVCCKPVCCTPVCSGPSSCCQPSPCSSSCCRPSSCVSLLCRPVCRPACCVPASSCCAPASSCQPSCCRRASCVSLLCRPVGSRQACCVPASAQKSCC; encoded by the coding sequence atGGCCGCATCCACCCTGTCCGTCTGCTCCAGCGACCGGAGCTACGGCAGCCGCGTCTGCCTGCCCGGCTCCTGTGACTCCTGCCCCGACTCCTGGCAGGTGGACGACTGCCCAGAGAGCTGCTGCGAGCccccctgctgtgcccccccctgctgtgcccccccctgctgtgcccccacctgctgtgTCCCCACCTGCTGCGCCCCCACCTGCTGTGACCCCAGCTGCTGTGATTCCAGCTGCTGTGTCCCCAcctgctgtgcccccacctgctgtgACTCCAGCTGCTGTGCCCCCTCCTGCCTGACCCTCATCTGCACCCCTGCGAGCTGCGGGTCCAGCCCCTGCCCGTCAGCCTGCACCAGCTCCTGCCAGCGCTCCCCCTGCCAGGAAGactgctgtgtgtctgtctgctgcaagcccgtctgctgcacccctgtctgctgcacccctgtctgctgcaagcccgtctgctgcacccctgtctgctccgggccctcctcctgctgccagcccagcccctgctcctcgTCCTGCTGCAGACCGTCCTCCTGCGTGTCCCTGCTCTGCCGCCCCGTGTGCAGACCCGCCTGCTGcgtgcctgcctcctcctgctgtgcccctgcctcctcctgccaaCCCAGCTGCTGCCGCCGGGCCTCCTGCGTGTCCCTGCTCTGCCGCCCTGTGGGCTCCCGCCAGGCATGCTGTGTGCCCGCCTCGGCCCAGAAGTCCTGCTGCTGA